In the Nicotiana tabacum cultivar K326 chromosome 16, ASM71507v2, whole genome shotgun sequence genome, one interval contains:
- the LOC107793082 gene encoding protein NRT1/ PTR FAMILY 6.1, whose protein sequence is MGSKEREIKSPEVQLGENNSDSGKRGSKKLGIYFIESDSRRTPLGRGYSAGVGGATPVNIHGKPIRDMSKTGGWIAALFIFGNEMAERMAYFGLSVNMVAFMFYVMHRPFSSSANAVNNFLGISQASSVLGGFIADAYLGRYWTIAIFTTIYLAGLTGITLLATMKVFAPNQEGCDQIALLLGNCKPAKSWQMTYLYTVLYVTGFGAAGIRPCVSSFGADQFDERSRNYRSHLDRFFNFFYLSVTVGAIVAFTAVVYIQIKHGWGAAFGSLAIAMGLSNMLFFAGTPLYRHRLPGGSPLTRVAQVLVAAFRKRNASFQSSEFVGLYELPGKRSAIKGSNKIAHTDDFRCLDKAALQLKEDDGTNPWRLCTVTQVEEVKILLKLIPIPSCTIMINVILTEFLTLSVQQAYTLNTYMGHLKLPVTCMPVFPGLSIFLLLSLYYSVFVPISRRITGNPHGASQLQRVGIGLAVSILSVAWAGVFERYRRTYAIQHEYEASFLTPMPDLSAYWLLIQYCLIGIAEVFCIVGLLEFLYEEAPDAMRSIGSAYAAVAGGLGCFAASILNTVVKSVTRGKGERRESWLSQNINTGRFDYFYWLLTIMSVINFAAFLYAANRYQYRTKDEIQTTDRSSENGPGSDHTSTNASDPVRTPKLSVVG, encoded by the exons ATGGGAAGTAAAGAAAGGGAAATCAAATCACCTGAAGTTCAATTGGGAGAGAATAATTCTGATTCAGGGAAACGGGGATCAAAGAAGTTGGGAATCTACTTCATTGAATCGGATAGTAGGAGAACGCCTTTGGGGCGTGGTTACAGTGCCGGAGTAGGAGGAGCTACTCCTGTGAACATACATGGGAAGCCTATCCGCGATATGTCAAAGACCGGTGGCTGGATAGCTGCCTTGTTCATATTTGGAAATGAAATGGCTGAGAGAATGGCTTACTTTGGCCTATCTGTCAACATGGTTGCCTTCATGTTCTACGTTATGCACCGCCCTTTCTCTTCCTCTGCCAATGCAGTTAACAATTTTTTAGGTATATCACAGGCATCCTCTGTGCTTGGTGGTTTCATCGCTGATGCTTACCTCGGTAGATACTGGACTATTGCCATCTTTACCACCATTTATCTTGCG GGATTAACAGGAATAACGTTATTAGCAACGATGAAGGTATTTGCTCCAAATCAAGAAGGGTGTGATCAGATTGCTCTTCTTCTAGGCAACTGCAAGCCAGCTAAATCTTGGCAAATGACGTACCTTTACACGGTGTTGTATGTGACGGGGTTCGGAGCAGCAGGGATAAGGCCTTGTGTTTCATCATTCGGGGCTGATCAATTTGACGAAAGAAGCAGGAACTATAGGTCACACCTGGACAGGTTTTTCAACTTCTTCTACCTGTCGGTCACAGTTGGGGCGATCGTGGCCTTCACTGCAGTCGTGTATATTCAGATTAAACACGGATGGGGAGCTGCCTTTGGTTCTTTGGCCATTGCTATGGGCCTTTCCAACATGTTGTTCTTTGCTGGTacccctttatataggcataGGCTGCCCGGAGGCAGTCCTCTTACGCGTGTGGCCCAAGTCCTCGTTGCTGCCTTCCGCAAGAGGAACGCTTCCTTTCAAAGCAGTGAGTTTGTGGGCTTGTATGAGCTTCCAGGTAAAAGATCTGCTATCAAAGGAAGCAACAAGATAGCTCACACTGATGATTTCAG ATGTTTGGACAAAGCGGCTCTGCAGCTAAAGGAAGACGATGGTACAAATCCGTGGCGGCTTTGCACGGTGACTCAAGTAGAGGAAGTTAAAATCCTGCTAAAACTTATTCCAATTCCATCCTGCACTATAATGATAAATGTCATCTTAACAGAGTTCTTGACTCTATCGGTACAGCAAGCGTATACATTGAACACTTACATGGGACATCTAAAACTTCCTGTCACATGCATGCCAGTATTTCCAGGCCTCAGCATTTTCCTGCTGCTCTCACTCTATTACTCCGTGTTCGTTCCAATATCCAGGCGCATCACTGGCAACCCTCACGGTGCTTCTCAGCTACAACGAGTTGGGATCGGTTTGGCTGTCTCAATCCTCTCGGTGGCATGGGCTGGAGTCTTTGAGAGGTACCGGAGAACTTACGCAATACAACATGAGTACGAGGCTAGCTTCTTGACTCCTATGCCTGACCTCAGCGCGTATTGGTTACTAATCCAGTATTGCCTGATTGGGATAGCTGAAGTTTTTTGTATAGTGGGATTACTTGAATTCTTATATGAAGAAGCTCCTGATGCAATGAGAAGCATCGGTTCGGCTTATGCTGCAGTGGCCGGTGGTCTTGGCTGCTTTGCAGCCTCCATTTTGAACACCGTAGTCAAATCTGTCACTAGGGGAAAAGGCGAAAGACGAGAATCATGGCTTTCCCAGAATATAAACACGGGGAGATTTGATTACTTCTATTGGCTCCTCACAATCATGAGTGTCATCAATTTTGCTGCTTTTCTTTACGCAGCAAATCGTTATCAGTACAGAACGAAGGATGAGATTCAGACAACCGACAGATCAAGTGAGAACGGACCTGGAtccgatcataccagcactaatgCATCAGATCCCGTCAGAACTCCAAAGTTAAGTGTGGTTGGCTGA